The proteins below come from a single Cystobacter ferrugineus genomic window:
- a CDS encoding S9 family peptidase, with product MHGTRTSSPRRAESFSAAQAVAAATDFAELRVGPGGLYYNEFRPQDAHCRIWRWRDGDEPRCLTPEGFSVRSRVYEYGGGAFCLGPDWLVFVNEADQQLYRQPLDGGDPVALTRGERRHGDLRQGRGVVLAVEETHAEGAVEHRLVAIGLEGGERLVLAEGADFYAAPVQSADGERLAWIEWQRPQQPWTRTRLCTLRRQADGGYGDPRCVAGDGEQAESLQQPRFTADGRLGCLSDRNGYWQPWMETAEGWAALPAMPADHAPAPWQGSASTWAPLDGERYLATWFEDGFGRLSLCEGDRPRDFSCGYTRFRSLDLDTRYFYAIVASSISAPAVLAIDRQTRGAQVIAGGESPLPAECISRPRPIHYPSGGETAHGFFYPACGEDSRPPLVVFIHGGPTSACYPVLDARIQYWTQRGFAVADLNYRGSGNHGRAYREKLHEQWGVVDVEDACAVVGYLAEQGLVDGGKAFIRGGSAGGYTTLCALAFHKVFRGGASLYGVSDPLALGRVTHKFEGDYLDWLIGDPERDAERYRARTPLLHADRIEVPVIFFQGELDAVVVPRQTRDMLQALRSRGVRAEGHFYPRERHGFRQAANLAHALDAEWRFYRHILDASR from the coding sequence ATGCACGGAACTCGCACCTCATCACCAAGAAGGGCTGAGTCCTTCAGCGCCGCCCAGGCCGTTGCCGCCGCCACCGACTTCGCCGAACTGCGGGTCGGCCCCGGAGGGCTGTACTACAACGAATTCCGTCCCCAGGACGCCCATTGCCGGATCTGGCGCTGGCGCGACGGTGACGAGCCGCGCTGCCTGACGCCGGAGGGCTTCAGCGTGCGCAGCCGGGTCTACGAGTACGGCGGCGGCGCCTTCTGCCTGGGGCCGGATTGGCTGGTGTTCGTCAACGAGGCGGACCAGCAACTCTATCGCCAGCCGCTCGACGGCGGCGATCCGGTCGCGCTGACCCGGGGCGAGCGGCGCCATGGCGACCTGCGCCAGGGGCGCGGCGTGGTGCTGGCCGTCGAGGAGACCCATGCCGAAGGCGCGGTGGAACACCGCCTGGTGGCCATCGGCCTGGAAGGCGGCGAACGCCTCGTACTGGCCGAAGGCGCCGACTTCTATGCCGCGCCCGTGCAGAGCGCGGACGGCGAGCGCCTGGCCTGGATTGAATGGCAGCGCCCCCAACAGCCCTGGACGCGCACGCGGCTGTGCACGCTTCGACGCCAGGCCGATGGCGGCTACGGCGACCCGCGGTGCGTGGCCGGCGACGGCGAGCAGGCCGAATCCCTGCAGCAACCGCGTTTCACCGCCGATGGCCGGCTCGGCTGCCTGTCCGACCGCAATGGCTACTGGCAACCCTGGATGGAAACCGCTGAAGGCTGGGCCGCGTTGCCAGCGATGCCGGCCGATCACGCCCCGGCGCCCTGGCAGGGCAGCGCCAGCACCTGGGCACCGCTGGACGGCGAGCGCTACCTGGCCACCTGGTTCGAGGACGGCTTCGGCCGTCTGAGCCTGTGTGAAGGAGATCGCCCGCGGGATTTCAGCTGCGGCTACACCCGTTTTCGCAGCCTGGACCTGGACACCCGCTATTTCTACGCCATCGTCGCCTCGTCGATCAGCGCCCCGGCGGTGCTGGCAATCGACCGCCAGACCCGCGGCGCTCAGGTCATCGCGGGCGGCGAATCGCCCCTGCCCGCCGAGTGCATCAGCCGTCCGCGGCCGATCCACTACCCCAGCGGCGGCGAAACCGCCCATGGCTTCTTCTATCCCGCCTGCGGCGAGGACAGCCGTCCGCCGCTGGTGGTGTTCATCCATGGCGGGCCGACCTCGGCCTGCTATCCGGTACTCGATGCGCGCATCCAGTACTGGACCCAGCGCGGCTTCGCCGTCGCCGACCTGAACTACCGCGGCAGCGGCAACCATGGCCGCGCCTACCGTGAAAAGCTCCATGAGCAATGGGGCGTGGTGGACGTCGAAGATGCCTGCGCCGTGGTCGGCTACCTGGCCGAGCAAGGCCTGGTCGACGGCGGCAAGGCATTCATCCGCGGCGGCAGCGCTGGCGGCTACACCACGCTCTGCGCGCTGGCGTTCCACAAGGTATTTCGCGGTGGCGCCAGTCTGTACGGCGTCAGCGATCCCCTGGCCCTGGGCCGGGTGACGCACAAGTTCGAAGGCGATTACCTCGACTGGTTGATCGGCGACCCCGAGCGCGACGCCGAGCGCTACCGCGCACGGACGCCGCTATTGCATGCCGATCGCATCGAGGTGCCGGTGATCTTCTTCCAGGGCGAGCTGGATGCCGTGGTGGTACCGCGGCAGACCCGCGACATGTTGCAGGCACTGCGAAGCCGGGGCGTGCGGGCCGAGGGGCATTTCTACCCG